GTTACGGCATCTTTGATGGGACTTGGGGCTTACCCTGGAACTGATGACAATTGGCTAGGCATGTTGGGCATGCACGGCACCTACCGGGCCAATATGAGTATCGGCCACAGTGACCTTATTTTTGCGGCCGGTGTAAGGTTTGATGACCGAGTCACCGGTAACCTTGAAAAATTTGCACCGGATGCCAAAATCATTCAAATTGACATTGACCCCACATCCATCCATAAAAATGTCGATGTTGACTGTCCCATTGTCGGGGATTGCAAAATGGCTTTGGCAGACATTGCCTCGCTCATGGAAAAGGAAGCACCTGAAAATTTTATGAATGACCGGGATGCTTGGTTTAAGCGCATCAATGAATGGAAAGAGTTGACGCCCCTCAGGTACGAGCAATCCTTTGACACCATTAAACCCCAATATGTTGTTGAAAAACTGCATGAGGTCACCCAAGGCAAAGCCATTGTGACCACGGAAGTGGGGCAAAACCAAATGTGGGCTGCCCAGTACTATCATTTTGAAAAGCCCAACCACTTCATCACATCCGGCGGCCTTGGCGTTATGGGGTTTGGTCTGCCCGCTGCCATCGGTGCCAAAGCGGCAGCCCCGGACAAGACCGTTGTCTGTATCGCAGGGGACGGTTCAATACAGATGAATTCCCAGGAGTTGATGACGGCTGTTGCTGAAAAATTAGATGTGAAAATCGTCATCTTAAACAACCGCTATCTTGGCATGGTGCGCCAGTGGCAGGAATTTTTCTATGATAAGGTATATGCCGATACCAATATGGAGGCTCAACCTGATTTTGTGAAGCTTGCCGACGCATACGGGGCAACCGGTTTCAGGTGCGATGATCCGGCCAAGGTGA
This window of the uncultured Desulfobacter sp. genome carries:
- the ilvB gene encoding biosynthetic-type acetolactate synthase large subunit translates to MKLTGAQILIKMIKAQGVDTMFGYPGGATIDIHDEILKHDDLRHIVVRHEQGAVHMADSYARAHKTTGVALVTSGPGATNAVTGLASAHCDSIPIVVFTGQVPTALIGNDAFQEVDIVGITRPCTKHNYLVKDPNKLAETIQEAFFIAGSGRPGPVLVDLPKDVVQAVIDFQMPEPIKMRTYKPNYKPNKKQMTKAVKMLKEARRPVMFGGGGLISSGASKEFTRIAKFANLPVTASLMGLGAYPGTDDNWLGMLGMHGTYRANMSIGHSDLIFAAGVRFDDRVTGNLEKFAPDAKIIQIDIDPTSIHKNVDVDCPIVGDCKMALADIASLMEKEAPENFMNDRDAWFKRINEWKELTPLRYEQSFDTIKPQYVVEKLHEVTQGKAIVTTEVGQNQMWAAQYYHFEKPNHFITSGGLGVMGFGLPAAIGAKAAAPDKTVVCIAGDGSIQMNSQELMTAVAEKLDVKIVILNNRYLGMVRQWQEFFYDKVYADTNMEAQPDFVKLADAYGATGFRCDDPAKVIQTLETGLNTPGTVIMEFVVEREESVYPMVPAGGAITDMLLV